The Psychroflexus sp. ALD_RP9 region AACTATAAGAAATTCATAATTTATCTAAAAATTTGAAAAAAATATAGCCATATTTGTAACAACTTGATTTATTGATAAACTAACATATAAACTAAAACAACTTAAAATGATTAAAAAACTTAACTTATTGTTTCTGCTTTGTGCTAGTGCAACAATGTTTGCTCAGCAAGTAGAATTTGAAGAGTACCAACTTGACAACGGTTTAGATGTGATTATTCATCAAGATAATTCTGTTCCTGTTGTAACAGTTGGTGTAATGTACCACGTTGGGGCTAAAGATGAAGCACCAGGACGTACAGGTTTTGCTCATTTTTTTGAACATCTTTTATTTGAAGGTACAAAAAATATTGAGCGAGGCGAATGGTTTAATATTGTAGCTGCTAATGGTGGCAGTAATAACGCAAACACGACTCAAGACAGAACTTATTATTACGAAACTTTTCCATCAAACGCTTTAGAGCTTGGTTTATGGATGGAGTCTGAACGTATGCTTCACCCTGTTATTAATCAAGTTGGTGTAGATACACAAAACGAAGTGGTAAAAGAAGAAAAACGTTCACGAATTGATAATGCACCTTACGGTAAAATTATTTATGCTACAGGTATTAATAAATATATGTTTGACAAGCATCCGTACAAAAACTCTGTTATCGGTACAATGCAAGATCTTGATGCCGCTGAATTAGAAGAGTTTAAAGCTTTTTTTGATAAATATTACGGCCCAAACAACGCAACTTTAGTTGTTGCTGGTAATTTAGAGATAGACGAAACTAAAGCAATGATTCAAGATTACTTTGGTCCAGTAAAATCTAAACCAGAAGTTGAGCGTGTAGATATTACTGAAGAACCAATTACTGAAACCATTAAAGCTACTGAATACGATAGCAATATTCAGATCCCTATTAAAGCTCACGTATACAGAATTCCTGGTATGAGTGAAAGAGATTCATATGTAATGAGCATGATATCTTCAATCTTAACCGATGGAAAAAGCTCAAGAATGTACAAGCGTATGGTCGATGACGAAAAAGTTGCACTGCAAGTTTTAGCTTTCCCAAGACCTATGGAAGATTATGGAACTTACATTATGGGTGCACTTCCATTAGGCGATACTCCACTTGAGAAATTAGCTGAAATTATGGATGATGAAGTAAATAAATTAAAAACTGAACTGATCTCTGAACGCGAATATCAAAAACTTCAAAATAAATTTGAAAACCAATTTGTAAATTCAAATTCAAGTATTCAAGGTATTGCTTCTTCATTAGCTACATATCATGTATTATATGGCAATGCTAATCTCATTAATGAAGAAATAGACATTTATAGAAGTATCACTCGAGAAGAAATAAAAGAAGTTGCCAACAAGTATCTAAATAAAAACCAAAGACTTGACTTAGACTATCTTCCAGAATCAGAAAAAGAACAAAAATAAGCACTATGAAATTTAAACTTATAACCTTAATTGTATTGTGCATTTTCGCAACAAGTGTTAATGCTCAAATCGATAGATCAACTATGCCAAAACCTGGTCCAGCACCAAAAGTTAACATTGGCGAGCCAGACCGCTTTAGTCTTAAAAATGGGCTTGAAGTTTTAGTTGTAGAAAACCATAAATTACCAAGAATTTCAGCAAGCTTAATAATAGATAATAAGCCTTACACAGCCGATAAACCAGGTACATCAAGTCTAGTTTCTTCATTGCTAGGTACGGGAACTGAAAATATCTCTAAAGATGAATTTAACGAAGAAATTGATTTCCTAGGGGCGAGAGTCAGTTTTGGCTCAGAAAGTGCTTTTGCTAGTTCATTATCTAAGTACTTTCCTAGAATTTTAGAATTAATGGCTGAAGGAGCTCTTAATCCTTTATTTACACAAGAAGAATTTGAGGCTGAAAAAACTAAACTGATTGAAGGTTTAAAAACAGACGAAAAAAGCGTTGCAGCCATCGGAAGCCGAGTTGCATCTGCATTAGCTTATGGTAAAAACCATCCTTACGGTCAATTTGTTACTCCTGAAACAGTTGAAGCAATTACACTTAAAGATGTACAAAATACTTATCGTAATTACTTTGTGCCAGAAAATGCTTATATGGTAATTGTTGGTGATATCACTAAAAAAGAAGCTAAGAAACTTGTAAAAGAGTATTTTTCTGACTGGAAAAAAGCAACACCACCAAATGTAAGTTTGCCAGCTGTTAAAAATGCTCAATATGCGCAAATTAAT contains the following coding sequences:
- a CDS encoding M16 family metallopeptidase, with protein sequence MIKKLNLLFLLCASATMFAQQVEFEEYQLDNGLDVIIHQDNSVPVVTVGVMYHVGAKDEAPGRTGFAHFFEHLLFEGTKNIERGEWFNIVAANGGSNNANTTQDRTYYYETFPSNALELGLWMESERMLHPVINQVGVDTQNEVVKEEKRSRIDNAPYGKIIYATGINKYMFDKHPYKNSVIGTMQDLDAAELEEFKAFFDKYYGPNNATLVVAGNLEIDETKAMIQDYFGPVKSKPEVERVDITEEPITETIKATEYDSNIQIPIKAHVYRIPGMSERDSYVMSMISSILTDGKSSRMYKRMVDDEKVALQVLAFPRPMEDYGTYIMGALPLGDTPLEKLAEIMDDEVNKLKTELISEREYQKLQNKFENQFVNSNSSIQGIASSLATYHVLYGNANLINEEIDIYRSITREEIKEVANKYLNKNQRLDLDYLPESEKEQK